The following proteins are co-located in the Microbacterium sp. SORGH_AS_0888 genome:
- a CDS encoding bifunctional 2-polyprenyl-6-hydroxyphenol methylase/3-demethylubiquinol 3-O-methyltransferase UbiG — MTAQGEHVDIDARAAREANLANWNDRAELHEHAYGLEAYDDPAHLSRVVRDDLAALAPFVPSVEGLDICHLQCHIGTDTLSFVRAGARVTGVDFSPVALEAAARLADRLGLTARWVLSDALEARARVSGDFDLVYTSIGAICWLDDLERWAAQVAGLLRPGGTFYIRDGHPMLYTLDENAPGLVVRYRYLSDGTAASWDDDSTYVGDGTVAHARSYEWPHPLSEIVNALIGAGLVLMRLDEGTLLPWRFSERMVEVDGGWMWPEAERLLAPCTFTIVARKPA, encoded by the coding sequence ATGACCGCTCAGGGCGAGCACGTCGACATCGACGCACGCGCGGCGCGCGAGGCCAACCTCGCGAACTGGAACGACCGCGCGGAGCTCCACGAGCACGCCTACGGCCTCGAGGCCTACGACGACCCCGCGCACCTGTCGCGTGTGGTCCGTGACGACCTGGCGGCGCTCGCGCCGTTCGTGCCCTCCGTCGAGGGGCTCGACATCTGCCACCTGCAGTGCCACATCGGCACGGACACGCTGTCGTTCGTCCGTGCCGGTGCGCGCGTCACCGGCGTCGATTTCTCGCCCGTGGCGCTGGAGGCGGCCGCGCGGCTCGCGGACCGGCTCGGTCTGACAGCCCGGTGGGTCCTGAGCGATGCCCTCGAGGCCCGCGCCCGTGTCTCGGGCGACTTCGATCTGGTCTACACCAGCATCGGCGCCATCTGCTGGCTCGACGATCTCGAGCGGTGGGCGGCGCAGGTCGCGGGCCTGCTCCGCCCCGGCGGGACGTTCTACATCCGTGACGGTCACCCCATGCTCTACACGCTCGACGAGAACGCGCCCGGTCTCGTCGTGCGGTACCGGTACCTCTCCGACGGCACCGCCGCATCCTGGGACGACGACTCGACCTACGTGGGCGACGGCACGGTCGCGCACGCGCGGAGCTACGAGTGGCCGCATCCGCTCTCCGAGATCGTGAACGCGCTGATCGGCGCGGGGCTCGTGCTGATGCGGCTCGACGAGGGCACGCTGCTGCCGTGGCGCTTCAGCGAGCGCATGGTCGAGGTCGACGGCGGATGGATGTGGCCCGAGGCCGAACGCCTGCTCGCGCCGTGCACCTTCACGATCGTGGCGCGCAAGCCGGCCTGA
- a CDS encoding ANTAR domain-containing response regulator → MTEQDETAKSAPAPRRVVVAEDESLIRLDIVEILRDNGYDVVGEAGDGETAVALATELRPDLVIMDVKMPQLDGISAAEKLSKAHIAPVVLLTAFSQKELVERASEAGALAYVVKPFTPNDLLPAIEIALARYEQIITLEAEVADMVERFETRKLVDRAKGLLNEKMGLSEPEAFRWIQKASMDRRLTMQDVAKAIIEQLAPKKG, encoded by the coding sequence GTGACTGAGCAAGACGAAACCGCGAAATCCGCCCCCGCCCCCCGACGCGTCGTGGTGGCCGAGGACGAGTCGCTGATCCGGCTCGACATCGTGGAGATCCTGCGCGACAACGGCTACGACGTGGTCGGCGAGGCCGGAGACGGCGAGACCGCCGTGGCGCTGGCGACCGAGCTGCGTCCCGATCTGGTGATCATGGACGTGAAGATGCCGCAGCTGGACGGCATCTCCGCCGCCGAGAAGCTCAGCAAGGCGCACATCGCGCCCGTTGTGCTGCTGACGGCCTTCAGCCAGAAGGAGCTCGTGGAGCGCGCCAGCGAGGCGGGCGCGCTCGCCTACGTCGTGAAGCCCTTCACGCCGAACGACCTGCTGCCCGCGATCGAGATCGCTCTCGCCCGGTACGAGCAGATCATCACGCTCGAGGCCGAGGTCGCCGACATGGTCGAGCGCTTCGAGACCCGCAAGCTCGTCGACCGTGCCAAGGGGCTCCTCAACGAGAAGATGGGGCTGAGCGAGCCGGAGGCGTTCCGCTGGATCCAGAAGGCGTCCATGGACCGCCGTCTGACGATGCAGGACGTCGCGAAGGCGATCATCGAGCAGCTCGCGCCAAAGAAGGGCTGA
- a CDS encoding hotdog fold thioesterase: MKPTTPFDPAEGLAWVRRRGGGALAEKMGIEWVEFTPERAIATMPVEGNTQPVGLLHGGAYVVLAESLGSMHANLLATLASGAGTRLAVGVDINATHTRSAVSGLVTGICTPLHAGRSLAVHEIVVRDEDGRRCSTVRITNLIKELPAAG; this comes from the coding sequence ATGAAACCGACGACGCCCTTCGACCCGGCCGAGGGCCTCGCCTGGGTGCGGCGGCGCGGGGGCGGCGCGCTCGCCGAGAAGATGGGCATCGAGTGGGTCGAGTTCACCCCCGAGCGGGCGATCGCGACCATGCCCGTCGAGGGCAACACGCAGCCGGTGGGGCTCCTCCACGGCGGCGCCTACGTCGTGCTCGCGGAGAGCCTCGGATCCATGCACGCGAACCTGCTGGCCACCCTCGCCTCGGGCGCCGGGACGCGCCTCGCCGTGGGCGTGGACATCAACGCGACGCACACGCGCTCGGCGGTCTCCGGCCTCGTGACCGGCATCTGCACGCCCCTGCACGCGGGGCGCAGCCTCGCCGTGCACGAGATCGTCGTGCGCGACGAGGACGGCCGCCGTTGCAGCACGGTCCGGATCACCAATCTGATCAAGGAGCTTCCGGCCGCCGGCTGA
- the pyk gene encoding pyruvate kinase, with the protein MRRAKIVATLGPATSSYEMVRAIIDAGVDVARLNLSHGDYSVHDANVANVRRAADDARRAVAILVDLQGPKIRLGRFADGPHELAPGDIFKITVEDVPGTKELVSTTFKGLPQDVKPGDFLLIDDGKVRVEVVETDGTVVTTKVIVGGPVSNNKGINLPGVAVNVPALSDKDEADLRWGLRAGADIIALSFVRNAADVTRVHEIMAEEQRRVPVIAKIEKPQAVDNLEEIIDAFDGIMVARGDLGVELPLEAVPIVQKRAVELCRRMAKPVIVATQMLESMISNPVPTRAETSDVANAVLDGADAVMLSGETSVGAYPVTVVETMARIIASTEDHGLERIAPLTTKPRTQGGAITLAAMEVAEFVEAKYLCLFTESGDTARRMSRLRPRIPMLAFAPEPAIRRRMAVTWGVQSALVEHVAHTDLMFLQVDDYFLSNGLAAEGDKVVVISGSPPGIIGSTNDIRIHRIGDAVNGRAPIYQAGR; encoded by the coding sequence ATGAGACGCGCCAAGATCGTCGCAACCCTCGGCCCGGCAACGTCCTCGTATGAGATGGTCCGCGCGATCATCGATGCGGGGGTCGACGTTGCCCGACTCAACCTCAGTCACGGTGATTACTCCGTGCACGACGCGAACGTCGCGAACGTCCGGCGCGCAGCCGACGACGCACGACGAGCCGTCGCCATCCTCGTCGACCTGCAGGGGCCGAAGATCCGGCTCGGCCGGTTCGCGGACGGCCCGCACGAGCTCGCTCCCGGCGACATCTTCAAGATCACGGTCGAAGACGTCCCGGGCACGAAGGAGCTCGTCTCGACGACCTTCAAGGGACTGCCCCAGGACGTCAAGCCCGGTGACTTCCTCCTGATCGACGACGGCAAGGTCCGCGTCGAGGTCGTGGAGACCGACGGCACGGTCGTCACGACGAAGGTCATCGTCGGCGGCCCGGTGTCGAACAACAAGGGCATCAACCTGCCCGGTGTCGCCGTCAACGTCCCGGCGCTCTCCGACAAGGACGAGGCGGACCTGCGCTGGGGTCTTCGGGCCGGCGCCGACATCATCGCGCTCTCGTTCGTCCGCAACGCGGCCGACGTGACGCGCGTGCACGAGATCATGGCGGAGGAGCAGCGGCGTGTGCCGGTCATCGCCAAGATCGAGAAGCCGCAGGCGGTCGACAACCTCGAGGAGATCATCGACGCGTTCGACGGCATCATGGTCGCCCGTGGCGACCTCGGCGTGGAGCTGCCGCTCGAGGCGGTTCCGATCGTTCAGAAGCGCGCGGTCGAGCTGTGCCGCCGCATGGCCAAGCCGGTGATCGTGGCCACGCAGATGCTCGAGTCGATGATCTCGAACCCGGTGCCGACCCGTGCGGAGACGAGCGACGTCGCCAACGCGGTGCTCGACGGCGCCGACGCGGTCATGCTCTCGGGGGAGACGAGCGTCGGGGCCTACCCCGTGACGGTCGTCGAGACGATGGCGCGGATCATCGCCTCCACCGAGGACCACGGCCTCGAGCGCATCGCGCCGCTCACGACGAAGCCGCGGACGCAGGGCGGAGCCATCACGCTGGCCGCCATGGAGGTCGCGGAGTTCGTCGAGGCCAAGTATCTCTGCCTGTTCACGGAGTCGGGTGACACGGCCCGGCGGATGTCGCGGCTGCGCCCCCGCATCCCCATGCTCGCCTTCGCGCCCGAGCCGGCCATCCGTCGGCGGATGGCGGTGACCTGGGGCGTGCAGTCGGCACTCGTCGAGCACGTCGCGCACACCGACCTCATGTTCCTTCAGGTCGACGACTACTTCCTCTCGAACGGACTGGCCGCCGAGGGCGACAAGGTCGTCGTGATCTCCGGGTCCCCTCCCGGCATCATCGGCTCGACCAACGACATCCGCATCCACCGGATCGGCGACGCCGTCAACGGCCGTGCGCCGATCTACCAGGCCGGCAGGTAG
- a CDS encoding DUF885 domain-containing protein, translating to MTEYERLPTAVDRIAEEWVDTISELDPTTATYIGRPGYDGRFGDYSPEGAERLADAVRGTLRELEAADAADDVDEVTKADLRRELSLTLELHEARTHLRDLNVIDSPAQNIRAVFDLMPTDTIDDWAVVSERLAALPAAVAGYVQTLRAGIDAGVVPARRQVQEVVTQIGRYTAPDGFFAAFAADAAPEQGELPASLARDLAERAGAARVAYDRLADFLRAELAPAASATDAVGRELYALHSRRFLGAAIDLDETYAWGVEELARMTAEQEHVAGSIAPGASVEEAIALLEADPARKLHGTVELQEWMQATSDRAIEALGRSHFDIPEPVRRLECMIAPTNEGGIYYTGPTDDFSRPGRMWWSVPEGVTEFDTWRELTTVYHEGVPGHHLQIAQAVVNRGQLNAWRRLLAGTSGHAEGWALYAERLMADLGYLDDPADRLGMLDGQRMRAARVVLDIGVHLGKPRPDGEGVWDHDYALDFLRRNVNMPDPFIRFEVNRYLGWPGQAPSYKVGQRIWEQIRDDVREREGDAFSIKEFHRRALGIGGVGLDTLRSALA from the coding sequence ATGACCGAGTACGAACGCCTCCCCACTGCCGTCGATCGCATCGCCGAGGAGTGGGTCGACACGATCTCCGAGCTCGATCCCACGACGGCGACCTACATCGGTCGTCCCGGCTACGACGGGCGGTTCGGGGACTACTCGCCCGAGGGGGCGGAACGCCTCGCCGATGCCGTCCGCGGCACCCTGCGCGAGCTGGAGGCCGCGGACGCCGCCGACGACGTCGACGAGGTCACGAAAGCCGACCTGCGGCGTGAGCTGAGTCTGACGCTCGAGCTGCATGAGGCCCGGACGCACCTGCGCGACCTGAACGTCATCGATTCGCCGGCCCAGAACATCCGCGCGGTGTTCGACCTGATGCCCACCGACACGATCGACGACTGGGCGGTCGTGTCGGAGCGGCTCGCGGCGCTGCCCGCCGCCGTCGCGGGCTACGTGCAGACGCTGCGTGCCGGCATCGACGCCGGTGTCGTGCCGGCTCGCCGCCAGGTGCAGGAGGTCGTCACGCAGATCGGGCGCTACACGGCGCCCGACGGCTTCTTCGCCGCTTTCGCGGCGGACGCGGCGCCCGAGCAGGGCGAGCTCCCGGCGTCGCTTGCGCGGGACCTCGCCGAGCGGGCGGGTGCCGCGCGAGTGGCCTATGACCGCCTCGCCGACTTCCTCAGAGCCGAGCTCGCGCCGGCGGCATCGGCGACAGATGCCGTCGGGCGCGAGCTGTACGCACTGCACTCGCGTCGCTTCCTCGGCGCCGCGATCGATCTCGACGAGACCTATGCGTGGGGTGTCGAGGAGCTTGCGCGGATGACGGCCGAGCAGGAGCATGTCGCGGGGAGCATCGCGCCCGGGGCGAGCGTCGAAGAGGCCATCGCGCTGCTGGAAGCGGACCCCGCGCGCAAGCTCCACGGAACCGTCGAGCTGCAGGAGTGGATGCAGGCCACCAGCGACCGTGCGATCGAGGCGCTCGGCCGCTCGCACTTCGACATCCCGGAGCCGGTGCGCCGGCTCGAGTGCATGATCGCGCCGACGAACGAGGGCGGCATCTACTACACGGGGCCCACCGACGACTTCTCCCGTCCCGGCCGGATGTGGTGGTCCGTTCCGGAGGGCGTGACCGAGTTCGACACGTGGCGTGAGCTGACCACCGTGTACCACGAAGGTGTGCCGGGGCATCATCTCCAGATCGCTCAGGCCGTCGTCAACCGCGGCCAGCTGAACGCGTGGCGGCGGCTGCTGGCCGGCACCTCCGGGCACGCCGAGGGGTGGGCCCTCTACGCGGAGCGGCTGATGGCGGACCTCGGCTATCTCGACGACCCGGCCGATCGGCTCGGCATGCTCGACGGGCAGCGGATGCGTGCTGCTCGGGTCGTGCTCGACATCGGCGTCCACCTCGGAAAGCCGCGTCCCGACGGCGAGGGCGTGTGGGACCACGACTACGCGTTGGATTTCCTGCGCCGCAACGTGAACATGCCGGACCCGTTCATCCGGTTCGAGGTCAACCGTTACCTCGGCTGGCCCGGCCAGGCGCCGTCCTACAAGGTCGGGCAGCGCATCTGGGAGCAGATCCGGGACGATGTGCGCGAGCGCGAGGGAGACGCCTTCTCGATCAAGGAGTTTCACCGTCGCGCGCTCGGCATCGGAGGCGTCGGACTCGACACCCTGCGCAGCGCGCTCGCCTGA
- the polA gene encoding DNA polymerase I, with product MTDSSKPTLLVVDGHSLAFRAFYALPVENFTTKDGQHTNGVYGFLSMFVNLLKNEKPTHVAVAFDTSRVSFRTREYPEYKANRSETPPEFSGQIPLLQECLRAMGVTVLSKEDIEADDILATLATQGAETGFDVLVCSGDRDTIQLVTDEITLLYPNVQGVSQLKRYDPATVLERYGVPPAQYPEIAALVGETSDNLPGVPKVGEKTAVKWLTQFGSLDAVLEHADEIKGVVGGNLREHIDDVRRNRALNRLLRDVELPVTPAELELRPLDAQAVRDVFARLEFRTLLPRVFEATGATETAEDTRTQAAAPVPAEMATAGALAEWVAAAAGVVGLVLVIEGGTIRRIGLAAGDAAVEADWTDGVGADLGDWLASDAPKALHDAKPQLKALRRIGLDLGGLRVDTLLAGWLVRPSFPDKTLADLVERYLDEKLPEADPNQLVPEHDGATPGQLAWFTRRVGEAVLADLPGRVSEVLADIELPTTRSLADMELAGVTVSHEKLSSFSAELAARAEGIAQQAYAAIDREVNLGSPKQLQEVLFEHLQLPKTRKTKTGYSTDAAVLAELQEKSPHPFLDLLLQHREATKLRQIIESLDAAIGDGGRIRTTYLQTGSQTGRLSSTDPNLQNIPVRTAESRRIRAAFEVGDGYETLLTADYSQIEMRIMAHLSGDPGLIEAFNAGEDLHRFVGARVFGVDPGEVTPAMRTKVKAMSYGLVYGLSAFGLSKQLRIEQSEAKQLMMEYFARFGAVRDYLRSSVEQARIDGYTETIFGRRRPFPDLTSPNRVLRENAERAALNAPIQGSAADIMKLALVHIHDELAAAGLRSRVLLQIHDELVVEVAPGEWDAAERIVRERMADAAELTVPLDVQIGRGANWDDAAH from the coding sequence GTGACCGACTCCTCGAAGCCTACTCTGCTGGTCGTCGACGGCCATTCGCTCGCGTTCCGGGCGTTCTACGCACTCCCCGTCGAGAACTTCACGACGAAGGACGGCCAGCACACCAACGGCGTCTACGGCTTCCTGTCGATGTTCGTGAACCTGCTCAAGAACGAGAAGCCGACGCACGTGGCCGTCGCGTTCGACACCTCGCGCGTGTCCTTCCGCACCCGTGAGTACCCGGAGTACAAGGCGAACCGCAGCGAGACGCCCCCCGAGTTCAGCGGTCAGATCCCGCTCCTGCAGGAGTGCCTTCGGGCGATGGGAGTCACGGTGCTGTCGAAGGAGGACATCGAGGCCGACGACATCCTGGCGACGCTGGCCACGCAGGGTGCCGAGACCGGTTTCGACGTGCTCGTGTGCTCGGGAGATCGTGACACGATCCAGCTCGTGACCGATGAGATCACGCTCCTGTACCCGAACGTGCAGGGCGTGTCTCAGCTCAAGCGCTACGACCCGGCGACCGTCCTGGAACGGTACGGCGTCCCGCCGGCGCAGTACCCCGAGATCGCGGCGCTCGTCGGCGAGACCAGCGACAACCTGCCCGGGGTGCCCAAGGTGGGAGAGAAGACGGCCGTGAAGTGGCTGACCCAGTTCGGCTCGCTCGACGCCGTGCTCGAGCACGCCGACGAGATCAAGGGCGTCGTGGGCGGCAATCTGCGGGAGCACATCGACGACGTCCGTCGCAATCGGGCGCTCAACCGGCTGCTGCGGGATGTCGAGCTCCCGGTGACGCCGGCCGAGCTCGAGCTGCGTCCGCTCGACGCGCAGGCCGTGCGCGACGTGTTCGCGCGGCTCGAGTTCCGCACGCTCCTGCCACGCGTGTTCGAGGCGACCGGAGCCACCGAGACGGCGGAGGACACGCGGACGCAGGCGGCGGCGCCGGTCCCGGCCGAGATGGCGACCGCGGGCGCTCTGGCCGAGTGGGTCGCGGCCGCAGCCGGCGTCGTGGGTCTCGTCCTGGTGATCGAGGGCGGAACGATCCGCCGGATCGGGCTCGCGGCGGGCGACGCCGCGGTCGAGGCGGACTGGACGGACGGCGTCGGCGCGGACCTCGGCGACTGGCTGGCCTCCGACGCACCCAAGGCCCTGCACGACGCCAAGCCGCAGCTGAAGGCGCTTCGCCGCATCGGCCTCGATCTCGGGGGGCTTCGTGTCGACACGCTCCTGGCGGGGTGGCTCGTGCGTCCGAGCTTCCCCGACAAGACCCTGGCCGACCTCGTCGAGCGATATCTCGACGAGAAGCTGCCCGAGGCCGACCCGAACCAGCTCGTGCCCGAGCACGACGGCGCCACACCCGGCCAGCTCGCCTGGTTCACGCGCCGTGTGGGCGAGGCGGTCCTCGCCGACCTGCCCGGTCGCGTGAGCGAGGTGCTCGCCGACATCGAGCTGCCGACGACGCGGTCGCTGGCCGACATGGAGCTTGCCGGGGTGACGGTCTCGCACGAGAAGCTCTCGAGCTTCTCCGCCGAGCTCGCGGCGCGCGCCGAGGGGATCGCGCAGCAGGCGTACGCCGCGATCGATCGCGAGGTCAACCTCGGCTCGCCCAAGCAGCTGCAGGAGGTTCTGTTCGAGCATCTCCAGCTGCCGAAGACGCGCAAGACGAAGACGGGCTACTCGACCGATGCCGCCGTTCTCGCGGAGCTGCAGGAGAAGAGCCCCCACCCGTTCCTCGACCTGCTCCTCCAGCACCGTGAGGCGACGAAGCTCCGGCAGATCATCGAGTCGCTCGACGCGGCGATCGGCGACGGCGGGCGCATCCGCACGACGTACCTGCAGACGGGCTCGCAGACGGGGCGTCTCTCCAGCACGGACCCGAACCTCCAGAACATCCCCGTCCGCACGGCGGAGAGCCGCCGCATCCGTGCCGCGTTCGAGGTCGGAGACGGGTACGAGACCCTGCTGACGGCCGACTACTCGCAGATCGAGATGCGCATCATGGCGCACCTCTCGGGCGATCCGGGCCTCATCGAGGCGTTCAACGCGGGAGAAGACCTGCACCGTTTCGTCGGTGCGCGGGTGTTCGGCGTCGATCCCGGAGAGGTGACGCCCGCCATGCGCACGAAGGTCAAGGCGATGTCGTACGGCCTGGTCTACGGTCTGTCGGCGTTCGGCCTGTCCAAGCAGCTGCGCATCGAGCAGTCCGAGGCGAAGCAGCTGATGATGGAGTACTTCGCGCGCTTCGGTGCGGTGCGCGACTATCTGCGCTCCTCGGTGGAGCAGGCCCGGATCGACGGCTACACGGAGACCATCTTCGGTCGCCGTCGTCCGTTCCCCGACCTCACCAGCCCGAACCGGGTGCTGCGCGAGAACGCGGAGCGCGCCGCGCTCAACGCTCCGATCCAGGGCAGCGCCGCCGACATCATGAAGCTCGCGCTCGTGCACATCCACGACGAGCTCGCGGCTGCAGGGCTCCGCTCGCGCGTGCTGCTGCAGATCCACGATGAGCTCGTGGTCGAGGTCGCACCGGGGGAGTGGGATGCCGCCGAGCGCATCGTCCGTGAGCGCATGGCCGACGCCGCCGAGCTGACGGTGCCGCTCGATGTGCAGATCGGCCGCGGCGCGAACTGGGATGACGCCGCGCACTGA
- a CDS encoding glutamate synthase subunit beta, with protein sequence MADPKGFLKVTERELPPRRPVPVRILDWKEVYEPGDSAVLRRQAGRCMDCGIPFCHKGCPLGNLIPEWNDLTWRGEGRSASERLHATNNFPEFTGRLCPAPCESSCVLGINQPAVTIKQIEVSIVDEAFGNGWIEPEPPARLTGKTVAVVGSGPAGLAAAQQLTRAGHTVAVFERDDRIGGLLRYGIPDFKMEKRHIESRLRQMQDEGTRFRAGVEIGVDISWSDLRNRYDAVVIATGSTVPRELSIPGRDLDGVHVAMEYLVESNKAIAGDQVPHQITAEGKHVVVIGGGDTGADCIGTAHRQGALSVTNLAIGKQPPASRTDEQPWPMMPTIFEVQSAHEEGGERVYLASTVEFLANDAGEVRALRVAETEFVDGRRVPKSGTEREIPADLVLIAMGFTGPERGTLEAQLGAQFTGRGNVERDSEYQTTAPGVFVAGDAGRGQSLIVWAIAEGRAAAASVDRYLMGETQLPSPVRPTDVAIGLQPA encoded by the coding sequence GTGGCTGATCCCAAAGGCTTTCTGAAGGTCACCGAGCGCGAGCTGCCCCCGCGGCGGCCGGTGCCGGTCCGCATCCTCGACTGGAAAGAGGTGTACGAGCCGGGTGACTCGGCGGTGCTCCGTCGCCAGGCGGGTCGCTGCATGGACTGCGGCATCCCGTTCTGTCACAAGGGATGTCCGCTGGGCAACCTCATCCCGGAGTGGAACGACCTGACCTGGCGCGGCGAGGGTCGCTCGGCGTCCGAGCGTCTGCACGCGACGAACAACTTCCCGGAGTTCACGGGACGGCTGTGCCCGGCGCCGTGCGAGAGCTCGTGCGTCCTCGGCATCAACCAGCCCGCCGTGACCATCAAGCAGATCGAGGTGTCGATCGTCGACGAGGCGTTCGGCAACGGCTGGATCGAGCCCGAGCCGCCGGCCCGGCTGACGGGCAAGACCGTCGCGGTCGTGGGATCGGGTCCCGCCGGGCTCGCCGCCGCGCAGCAGCTGACGCGCGCCGGCCACACGGTCGCCGTGTTCGAGCGCGACGACCGCATCGGCGGGCTGCTGCGATACGGCATCCCCGACTTCAAGATGGAGAAGCGTCACATCGAGTCGCGGCTGCGGCAGATGCAGGACGAGGGCACGCGCTTCCGCGCGGGCGTCGAGATCGGCGTCGACATCTCCTGGAGCGACCTGCGCAACCGTTACGACGCGGTCGTGATCGCGACCGGTTCCACGGTTCCCCGCGAGCTGTCGATCCCCGGACGCGACCTGGACGGCGTGCACGTGGCGATGGAGTACCTCGTCGAGTCCAACAAGGCGATCGCCGGCGACCAGGTGCCTCACCAGATCACGGCCGAGGGCAAGCACGTCGTCGTGATCGGCGGCGGCGACACCGGTGCCGACTGCATCGGCACGGCGCACCGGCAGGGGGCGCTGAGCGTCACGAACCTCGCGATCGGCAAGCAGCCGCCCGCCAGCCGCACGGACGAGCAGCCCTGGCCCATGATGCCGACGATCTTCGAGGTGCAGTCCGCGCATGAGGAGGGCGGCGAGCGGGTGTACCTCGCCTCGACCGTCGAGTTCCTCGCGAACGACGCCGGCGAGGTCCGCGCGCTGCGCGTGGCCGAGACGGAGTTCGTCGACGGCCGCCGCGTGCCCAAGAGCGGCACCGAGCGCGAGATCCCCGCGGACCTCGTTCTGATCGCGATGGGCTTCACCGGCCCCGAGCGGGGAACCCTCGAGGCGCAGCTCGGCGCCCAGTTCACGGGTCGTGGCAACGTCGAGCGCGATTCCGAGTACCAGACGACCGCGCCGGGCGTCTTCGTCGCCGGCGACGCGGGGCGCGGGCAGTCGCTCATCGTGTGGGCGATCGCCGAGGGACGTGCCGCTGCGGCCTCCGTCGACCGCTATCTGATGGGCGAGACCCAGCTCCCGTCGCCGGTGCGGCCGACCGATGTCGCCATCGGACTGCAGCCCGCGTAG